In Fluviicola taffensis DSM 16823, the following are encoded in one genomic region:
- a CDS encoding dipeptidyl-peptidase 3 family protein, which yields MKIQNILAFSSLVALSAACGEKKEPTENEQITQSHETKVERFADVQILRFEVPSWDKLSIKQKELVYYLSQAGLAGRDINYDQNNRFNLEIRRALESIHEKYTGDKTTSEWGKFDTWSKQVFFSNGIHHHYSMDKIKPNFSQAYFEKLMKAGEHNLSPEALAAIFDPELEKKRKVKNPDVDMIVASANNFYGEGVTQKMVEDFYKSKQDLNDPEPIELGLNSTLILEKGKLVEDVWKSKGKYGLAIDQIIFWLKKAVKVAENDQQAKALKVLIDFYKTGSLKKWDEYNILWATSTKGDIDWINGFIEVYGDALGKRANYESMVQINDFEASKRMSVVAKNAQWFEDNSPLMPEHKKKKVVGVSYKVVEVANESGESAPSTPIGVNLPNNNWIRDVHGSKSVSLGNIIDAYNKAGGPEVVEEFANDQEEINRANKYGSLAGKMHTALHEVLGHASGQLNKGVGQPSETLENYASTLEEARADLVGLYYIMDQKMVDLGLIESLEVGKAEYDGYIRNGLLTQLQRLEMGQNLEEEHMQNRQLVSAWVFEKGLKDKVIEKIVRNGKTYYDIKDYKKLRVLFGELLREIQRIKSEGDYKAGKNLVETYGVKVDSKIHAEVLKRVKPLNIAPYNGFVYPVFVPIMDHTGKIKDIKLENKQNFIEQMLYYGKNNSFLY from the coding sequence ATGAAAATACAAAATATACTAGCATTCTCTTCTCTCGTAGCACTATCTGCTGCATGTGGAGAAAAAAAAGAACCAACAGAAAATGAGCAAATAACACAGTCTCATGAAACAAAAGTAGAACGATTTGCCGATGTACAAATCCTTCGTTTTGAAGTTCCTAGCTGGGATAAATTGTCGATAAAGCAAAAGGAATTGGTGTATTATCTTTCTCAAGCAGGATTGGCTGGTAGAGATATCAATTACGATCAAAATAACCGATTCAATCTAGAAATCCGGAGAGCTTTAGAAAGTATTCATGAAAAATATACAGGTGATAAAACTACTTCAGAATGGGGAAAATTCGACACTTGGAGTAAACAAGTATTCTTTTCAAACGGGATTCACCATCATTACAGCATGGACAAAATCAAACCGAATTTTAGTCAAGCATACTTTGAAAAGTTAATGAAAGCAGGTGAACACAATCTAAGTCCAGAAGCACTTGCCGCTATTTTTGATCCAGAATTGGAGAAAAAACGAAAAGTAAAAAATCCAGATGTAGATATGATTGTTGCTTCAGCAAACAATTTCTATGGTGAGGGAGTTACCCAAAAAATGGTGGAAGATTTTTACAAGTCCAAACAAGATTTAAATGATCCTGAACCGATTGAATTGGGATTGAACTCTACATTGATTCTTGAAAAGGGAAAATTGGTGGAAGATGTTTGGAAAAGTAAAGGAAAATACGGATTAGCTATCGATCAGATTATTTTTTGGTTAAAAAAAGCAGTGAAAGTTGCTGAAAATGATCAACAAGCGAAAGCATTAAAAGTGTTAATTGACTTCTATAAAACGGGAAGTCTCAAGAAATGGGACGAATACAATATACTTTGGGCCACTTCCACAAAAGGCGATATTGACTGGATTAATGGATTTATTGAAGTATATGGTGATGCATTAGGTAAAAGAGCAAATTATGAGTCAATGGTTCAGATCAACGATTTTGAAGCTTCCAAACGTATGTCAGTCGTTGCTAAAAACGCACAATGGTTCGAAGACAATTCTCCATTGATGCCCGAGCACAAGAAAAAGAAAGTGGTGGGTGTTTCCTATAAAGTGGTTGAGGTTGCTAACGAATCTGGGGAATCTGCTCCTTCTACTCCAATTGGTGTGAATTTACCAAATAACAACTGGATTCGTGATGTACATGGCTCAAAATCGGTTTCATTAGGTAATATTATTGATGCTTATAATAAAGCTGGAGGCCCCGAGGTTGTTGAAGAATTTGCAAACGACCAAGAAGAAATTAACCGAGCGAACAAATATGGATCTTTAGCAGGAAAAATGCATACAGCATTGCACGAAGTTCTTGGTCATGCCAGCGGACAACTCAACAAAGGTGTTGGTCAACCGTCCGAAACTTTAGAAAACTATGCTTCTACCTTGGAAGAAGCACGTGCAGATTTGGTTGGTTTATACTACATCATGGATCAAAAAATGGTTGATTTGGGTTTAATCGAATCATTAGAAGTTGGGAAAGCAGAATACGACGGATATATCCGAAATGGACTATTAACGCAATTGCAACGCTTAGAAATGGGGCAAAACCTGGAAGAAGAACACATGCAAAACCGTCAATTGGTGAGTGCTTGGGTTTTTGAAAAAGGGTTGAAAGACAAAGTGATTGAGAAAATTGTACGCAACGGAAAAACCTATTACGATATCAAAGACTACAAAAAACTACGTGTTTTATTTGGAGAATTATTGCGTGAAATCCAGAGAATCAAATCTGAAGGTGATTACAAAGCTGGTAAAAACTTGGTGGAAACTTATGGCGTAAAAGTAGATTCCAAAATACATGCTGAAGTCTTGAAACGTGTAAAACCATTGAACATCGCTCCTTACAACGGATTTGTTTACCCTGTTTTTGTTCCAATCATGGATCATACTGGAAAAATAAAAGACATCAAGTTGGAAAACAAGCAAAACTTTATTGAGCAAATGTTGTATTACGGAAAGAATAACAGTTTTTTGTATTAG
- a CDS encoding GNAT family N-acetyltransferase, with protein sequence MVFNIQPILENKQLILYPLQESDFEDLYAVASDPKIWEQHPNKDRWKRDVFQNFFNGAIQSKGAFKIVEKISGKIIGCTRYYDYNEIENFILIGYTFYATSCWGKGFNPMVKKLMLDYIFQFVRKVHFHVGASNLRSQIAITRLGAEKIGEEDIAYFGEPSKLNFIYEISKENWEMLKSH encoded by the coding sequence ATGGTCTTCAACATCCAACCCATTCTAGAAAATAAACAACTCATCCTCTACCCGCTTCAGGAAAGTGATTTTGAAGATTTGTATGCCGTTGCATCAGATCCTAAGATCTGGGAACAGCATCCGAATAAGGATCGTTGGAAAAGAGATGTTTTTCAGAATTTCTTCAACGGAGCAATCCAAAGCAAAGGCGCTTTCAAAATCGTAGAGAAAATAAGCGGAAAGATTATTGGATGTACACGCTACTACGATTACAATGAGATAGAGAATTTTATTCTAATCGGCTATACCTTTTATGCCACTTCCTGCTGGGGAAAAGGATTTAATCCAATGGTAAAGAAATTGATGCTCGATTATATCTTTCAATTCGTGCGGAAAGTTCACTTTCATGTCGGAGCAAGTAATCTTCGCTCACAAATAGCAATTACCCGCTTGGGAGCAGAAAAGATTGGTGAAGAAGATATTGCTTATTTTGGAGAACCTTCAAAATTGAATTTCATCTATGAAATCAGTAAAGAAAATTGGGAAATGCTCAAAAGTCACTGA
- a CDS encoding ACP phosphodiesterase has translation MNYLGHIYFSNNNPQLAVANLFGDFTKGKKYLEYPEYIQKGVLLHRKIDNYIDHHHAVLELIHLIRPELPKVAPIAIDIYFDHLLAIHWKQYHPQELQFFLTDFYSKVNLSNTPYPSDFKQFIHSLIERNWLSYYPTEEGLYRMCQGVSNKLSFDNALKQGHEVFYRFQNEITSCFHEYMRDANEYLMAPIL, from the coding sequence ATGAATTACCTCGGACACATTTACTTCTCCAACAACAATCCTCAATTAGCCGTTGCAAATCTATTTGGCGATTTCACCAAAGGAAAAAAGTATTTAGAATATCCGGAATACATTCAAAAAGGAGTTTTACTTCATCGGAAAATTGATAATTACATCGACCATCATCATGCGGTATTGGAACTTATTCACCTTATTCGACCTGAGTTACCTAAAGTTGCTCCTATTGCCATTGATATCTACTTCGATCATTTACTGGCCATTCATTGGAAACAATATCATCCTCAAGAATTGCAGTTTTTTTTAACTGATTTCTATTCAAAAGTCAATTTAAGTAATACTCCTTATCCATCAGATTTTAAGCAATTTATACACTCGCTTATTGAACGAAATTGGTTAAGTTACTACCCTACCGAAGAAGGTCTGTATAGAATGTGTCAAGGGGTAAGTAATAAACTTTCATTCGATAATGCTTTAAAGCAAGGACACGAGGTGTTTTACCGATTTCAGAACGAAATTACTAGTTGCTTCCATGAGTATATGCGAGATGCAAATGAATATTTAATGGCTCCCATTCTATAA